In the Wyeomyia smithii strain HCP4-BCI-WySm-NY-G18 chromosome 2, ASM2978416v1, whole genome shotgun sequence genome, one interval contains:
- the LOC129725038 gene encoding probable chitinase 2 — translation MDCRVYFGLAVFLLLAVNHNGQTTASIVTNHDRVVVCYISTWAVYRKGSASYSLDHFDPRLCTHAIYAFAGLDVDNNAMRPLDPWQDLRDNYGKGGYEKLVGMRATNHHLKVLIAIGGWNEGSEKYSDLAAKPERRQAFVKNALEFVKRYNFDGLDLDWEYPTQRGGKPYDRENFVSLVKELSQQFKKNNLLLTSAIGAGKDTIDSAYDIKTLSKYLDFLHIMCYDYNGSWNRKIGPNAPLQSRDVLNVEYTIEHLMALGAPSSKIVMGLPFYGRTFLTPSKRAKIGDDSDDKGFAGPSTNENGFMGYNEVCEALKENPEGWNVAWDPTASEAIATMLDGNMTKVVIYDSTRSMANKVRFAIRQNLAGLMIWSVDTDDFNGVCEPENDTFADFGDQIRVKLDIPPPIQDKYKLLRTVNDAIIVATDELNQENEISNLPDDVDASTHKVPASGAAYSIGSRWLGFTAVFMLVRF, via the exons TGACCAATCATGATCGCGTTGTGGTATGCTACATTTCGACGTGGGCCGTTTACCGGAAAGGTTCGGCTTCGTACAGTTTGGATCACTTTGATCCAAGACTGTGTACGCACGCTATCTACGCGTTCGCCGGTCTGGACGTGGACAATAATGCTATGCGACCGCTTG ATCCGTGGCAAGATTTACGCGATAACTATGGCAAAGGCGGCTACGAGAAACTGGTTGGAATGCGAGCTACGAATCACCACTTGAAGGTGTTGATCGCAATTGGTGGTTGGAATGAAGGATCGGAGAAGTATTCGGACTTAGCAGCGAAACCAGAGCGGCGTCAAGCATTCGTAAAAAATGCACTGGAGTTTGTGAA acgttacaatTTCGATGGTTTGGATTTGGACTGGGAATATCCAACACAACGTGGCGGTAAACCTTACGATCGGGAGAATTTCGTGTCTCTCGTGAAAGAACTTAGTCAACAGTTCAAGAAAAATAATCTACTCTTGACGTCCGCAATCGGAGCGGGAAAGGACACAATTGATTCGGCGTACGATATCAAAACCCTGTCTAAGTACCTAGATTTTCTTCACATTATGTGCTATGATTATAATGGCAGTTGGAACAGAAAAATCGGTCCAAATGCACCACTGCAAAGTCGAGATGTTTTGAACGTTGAGTATACGATCGAACATTTAATGGCTCTGGGTGCTCCGTCCAGTAAAATCGTGATGGGACTGCCATTCTATGGACGAACCTTCCTGACTCCATCAAAGCGGGCAAAAATTGGGGATGATTCAGACGACAAAGGTTTTGCAGGGCCTTCTACCAACGAGAATGGTTTCATGGGATACAATGAAGTGTGTGAAGCACTGAAAGAAAATCCAGAAGGATGGAACGTTGCATGGGACCCAACAGCTTCGGAAGCTATAGCCACCATGTTGGATGGCAATATGACTAAGGTTGTAATCTACGATAGCACTCGATCGATGGCCAATAAGGTGAGATTTGCCATTCGTCAAAATCTGGCAGGGTTGATGATTTGGTCCGTGGACACGGATGATTTCAATGGTGTATGCGAACCTGAAAATGATACCTTTGCCGATTTCGGTGATCAAATAAGGGTGAAGCTGGATATTCCGCCGCCGATTCAGGATAAATATAAACTGTTAAGGACTGTTAACGATGCTATCATAGTGGCTACCGATGAGTTGAACCAAGAAAATGAGATTTCTAATTTGCCTGATGATGTTGACGCATCCACACATAAAGTACCGGCATCCGGAGCGGCCTACTCTATTGGGTCGAGGTGGTTAGGTTTTACAGCAGTATTTATGCTAGTtaggttttaa